A window from Setaria italica strain Yugu1 chromosome VIII, Setaria_italica_v2.0, whole genome shotgun sequence encodes these proteins:
- the LOC101783073 gene encoding uncharacterized protein LOC101783073: MAPPLLFYDLSLLPSSSSSIGGGGDDSSNPSSSRLQLLAATARALELGYAAVALDRTHRGLLADSHRCRTDLFPPLSSLPLPPPAALHRRHLASPASEPFRQYTRITLSLDSAAAAASALAPSAARLLRTYDLVAARPLTQAAFDHLCQTPLSAQHLDLISIDFSSHSKLPFRIKLPMLKLALQKGLHFEIAYSPLISTDINAKRNLLAEVKLLVDWTKGKNLIISSAAHTASQIRGPYDVINLSAYLLGLPINRAKAAISTNCRSLVLKAMRKKHFYKETIRVDRLLPNEQLTSTKFKLVDWIAGISVSSEGGLNQLESSSNFDERRGSPICGVMEGSHEEPHDFDVSVFPKLSEQSGDHEQIPSQTQEETLQIDRTEVLLDCGQSILPASSYYQNAVLAKTEDSKVVPNPLMQAGPGSSVNPKGIVKHVEFVQDAMEVDATESRRLNLIVGDNIPSTSGISAKLSCSALIHGVELSGTSLEDQGPCQSSEILANDKSYTKYHTDCAGGEREKTVVDHEIPSGSVVCPEDKDLDQSAGMQVDAETCRGTSELVEWPPSGIDDEAPLDLAFYSSHKLHSNIIQREVMEGKIEQSMDENVERTAENETESIDKKTRTSVSMEPAFHGQEISLTSYKRSTDASCESDELKEQNSEETNASLEKSVAKTHELLPKFSYPSGKVEMSTIRSEKRRRKLRPYHPAYLPFLGFLRSLHFKQKICKVRGLNG; this comes from the exons atggcgccgccgctcctcttctACGATCTCAGCCTcctcccatcctcctcctcgtccattggcggtggcggcgatgacAGCTcaaacccctcctcctcccgcctccAACTCTTAGCCGCCACGGCCCGCGCTCTCGAGCTCGGTTACGCCGCCGTCGCTCTCGACCGCACCCACCGCGGCCTCCTCGCCGACTCCCACCGCTGCCGTACCGACCTTTTCCCGCCACTCTCCTCTCTCCCGCTCCCGCCCCCCGCCGCTCTccatcgccgccacctcgcctcccccgcctccgAGCCCTTCCGCCAGTACACCCGCATCACCCTCTCCCTCgactccgctgccgccgccgcttccgccctcgcgccctccgccgcccgcctcctccgcacCTACGACCTCGTCGCGGCCCGCCCCCTCACTCAGGCCGCGTTCGACCATCTCTGCCAGACTCCCCTCTCAGCTCAGCATCTTGATCTCATCTCCATCGACTTCTCCTCCCACAGTAAGCTGCCCTTCCGCATCAAGCTCCCCATGCTAAAGCTTGCGCTGCAAAAGGGGCTGCATTTTGAGATTGCCTACTCCCCACTCATTTCTACTGACATCAATGCCAAGAGAAACCTCCTAGCTGAAGTCAAG CTCCTGGTGGACTGGACTAAAGGAAAGAATCTCATCATCTCAAGCGCTGCTCATACTGCTTCCCAGATCAGAGGGCCCTATGATGTCATCAATCTATCTGCCTATTTGCTTGGCCTTCCCATCAACCGAGCAAAAGCTGCTATCTCCACAAACTGCAG GTCACTTGTTTTGAAGGCTATGAGGAAGAAACATTTCTACAAAGAAACAATCAGAGTCGACAGACTTTTACCAAATGAACAGTTGACTTCAACAAAATTCAAGCTCGTTGATTGGATTGCTGGGATTTCTGTATCATCTGAAGGAGGGCTAAATCAGCTGGAATCTTCTTCCAACTTTGATGAACGTCGTGGTTCACCCATATGTGGTGTAATGGAAGGGTCACACGAAGAACCTCACGATTTTGATGTGTCTGTATTTCCTAAACTGTCAGAACAGTCTGGTGACCATGAACAAATCCCATCCCAAACCCAAGAAGAGACATTACAAATTGACAGAACGGAAGTTCTATTAGATTGTGGCCAGTCTATCCTGCCTGCATCTTCATATTATCAAAATGCTGTTCTTGCAAAGACTGAAGACAGTAAAGTTGTTCCGAATCCTTTAATGCAGGCTGGTCCAGGTTCTTCTGTTAATCCAAAAGGCATAGTGAAGCATGTTGAATTTGTGCAGGATGCGATGGAAGTAGATGCAACAGAATCACGCAGGCTGAACCTCATTGTGGGTGACAATATTCCTTCAACTTCTGGTATTAGTGCCAAGTTATCATGCTCTGCTCTTATCCATGGTGTTGAGCTTTCTGGCACTAGTCTTGAGGATCAGGGCCCATGCCAGTCTAGTGAAATACTTGCTAATGATAAATCTTATACAAAATATCACACTGATTGCGCTGGTGGTGAGAGGGAAAAAACCGTAGTGGATCATGAAATTCCTTCTGGTTCTGTTGTTTGCCCTGAGGACAAGGATTTGGACCAGTCTGCTGGCATGCAGGTTGATGCTGAGACTTGCAGAGGTACTTCAGAACTAGTAGAGTGGCCCCCAAGTGGGATAGATGATGAGGCACCATTGGATCTTGCATTTTACTCGAGTCATAAATTACACAGTAATATAATTCAACGGGAAGTTATGGAGGGGAAAATAGAGCAAAGTATGGATGAAAACGTAGAACGAACTGCAGAAAATGAGACAGAATCCATTGACAAAAAAACAAGAACATCTGTTTCAATGGAACCTGCATTCCATGGTCAGGAAATCAGCTTAACTAGTTATAAAAGAAGCACTGATGCAAGTTGCGAAAGTGATGAGCTGAAAGAACAAAATTCCGAGGAAACAAATGCTTCTTTGGAGAAAAGCGTTGCTAAAACACATGAGCTACTACCAAAATTTTCTTATCCAAGTGGTAAGGTTGAGATGTCCACAATCAGATCAG AAAAGCGAAGACGTAAACTAAGGCCATACCATCCAGCTTATCTTCCTTTCTTGGGCTTCCTTAGGTCTCTGCATTTCAAGCAGAAAATATGCAAGGTAAGAGGGTTGAATGGCTGA
- the LOC111258259 gene encoding two-component response regulator-like APRR5 has product MYPQHHWGLAGSHGHHEANCDSNAILSYRPDTLLANLADGGASFLPSPPPSGYMLPLPPLVPGQLQMSPASSGLAAATSPFRRAMSTGDLLIRDRDRDDREEEQRVAAAAAPGRYSAEERRERIDKYRSKRNQRNFQKKITYACRKTLADSRPRVKGRFARNAGDGTEADLQPAAAAAAPPQSESESEWWPAAQHEAGMDLDEDMLAAYYLGVSSISLYSPSASTTLPHHHYSYQP; this is encoded by the exons ATGTATCCGCAGCATCACTGGGGGCTAGCAGGCAGCCATGGTCATCATGAGGCCAACTGTGATTCCAATGCCATCCTCTCCTATCGACCAGACACCTTGCTTGCCAACCTTGCCGACGGAGGTGCGTCGTTcctgccatcgccgccgccgtcgggctacatgctccctctccctccccttgtACCCGGCCAGCTGCAGATGTCCCCGGCGTCGTCCGGCCTGGCCGCTGCAACGTCTCCGTTCCGCCGCGCCATGAGCACGGGAGACCTCCTCATCAGGGACAGGGACAGGGACGACAGGGAGGAAGAGcaacgggtggcggcggcggcggcgccggggaggtacagcgcggaggagcggcgggagCGCATCGACAAGTACCGGAGCAAGCGCAACCAGCGCAACTTCCAAAAGAAGATCACG TATGCTTGCCGGAAGACTCTTGCCGACAGCCGGCCCAGGGTGAAGGGCCGCTTCGCGCGCAACGCCGGCGATGGCACGGAGGCGGATCTCcaacccgccgccgcagcagcagcgccgcctcaGTCAGAGTCAGAGTCGGAGTGGTGGCCGGCAGCGCAGCATGAAGCCGGCATGGACCTAGACGAGGACATGCTTGCCGCTTATTACCTTGGCGTCTCCTCCATCAGCCTCTACTCCCCCTCGGCCTCTACTACTCTGCCTCACCATCACTACAGCTACCAGCCCTAG